In a genomic window of Anoplopoma fimbria isolate UVic2021 breed Golden Eagle Sablefish chromosome 6, Afim_UVic_2022, whole genome shotgun sequence:
- the yipf4 gene encoding protein YIPF4 yields the protein MQFSPTNGDFTFVSSTEAEELSGTISAPDIKLNVGSESGKDPYATTFLRQRGYGWLLEVEEDDSEENKPLLEELDIDLKDIYYKIRCVLMPMPSLGYNRQVVRDNPDFWGPLAVVLLFSMISIYGQFRVVSWIITIWIFGSLTIFLLARVLGGEVSFGQVLGVIGYSLLPLIVIAPLLLVIGGFEVVSTLIKLFGVFWAAYSAASLLVGDEFKTKKPLLIYPILLLYIYFLSLYTGV from the exons ATGCAGTTCTCTCCCACCAACGGAGACTTTACGTTCGTCTCTTCGACAGAGGCTGAAG AGCTCAGTGGCACCATCAGTGCCCCGGATATTAAATTAAACGTGGGCAGCGAGAGTGGTAAAGACCCATATGCCACCACCTTCCTGAGGCAGCGAGGCTATGGCTGGCTGCTGGAAGTGGAGGAGGACGACAGTGAAGAGAACAAGCCTCTTCT ggAGGAGCTGGACATTGACCTGAAGGACATCTATTACAAGATTCGATGTGTGCTGATGCCAATGCCGTCATTGGGTTATAACCGGCAGGTGGTCAGAGACAACCCGGACTTCTGGGGCCCTCTAGCCGTGGTGCTGCTCTTCTCTATGATCTCCATCTATGGACAGTTCAGG GTTGTGTCTTGGATCATCACCATCTGGATATTTGGATCACTAACAATCTTCCTGCTGGCTCGTGTTCTCGGTGGTGAG GTTTCCTTCGGCCAGGTTCTTGGAGTGATCGGATATTCCCTTCTTCCTCTCATCGTTATAGCCCCTCTGCTCTTAGTGATCGGAGGGTTTGAGGTGGTTTCTACACTAATCAAA CTGTTCGGAGTGTTCTGGGCTGCTTACAGTGCTGCCTCACTGCTTGTCGGAGatgaatttaaaacaaagaagCCCCTTCTCATTTATCCCATTCTCCTTTTGTATATCTACTTCCTGTCATTATATACTGGTGTGTGA
- the exo1 gene encoding exonuclease 1 produces MGISGLLQFIKDAAEPISVKKYKGQTVAVDTYCWLHKGAFSCAEKLAKGEPTDQYVLYCMKLVEMLLTFGVKPILVFDGRNLPSKKEVEKARRERRESNLQKGRQLLREGKLSEARDCFTRCVNITPAMAHNLIKAARKRGVDCVVAPYEADAQLAYLNKSGLAQAVITEDSDLLAFGCKKVILKMDKQGNGLEIEQSNMGRCRSLGNIFTEEKFRYMCILSGCDYLASLHGIGLGKACKLLRLAKDPDILKVIRKMGQYLKMNLVIPEQYIEGFIRANNTFLYQLVFDPVRRKVVPLNPYPEHIDLAKLSYAGLNVGDDKGLQMALGNLDINTMERIDDFSPDKLTPQLSKPRSRSWNDSPVPTGPSIWSGGFKTAAVTPPLSTASPDRPPSTRGKERIISLVGLRPASRELQVKRTREDTSVSDQDVFQQYLSSSPKRSRSDQHPDKPTLTSQPRTRNRFATLLQRRNQEAEEDSQATCSRFFSSSSTAASLNTKVSPQEDLPQDEEPRAGSPTQDNSPNTQNKDSYGPDIPPLNTPSPPASTGKTSPSSARRGPRLFQWSGSSSKTEQLRTPKSTSGLSALQQFQYKKESFSLSTKTHKPPGDMSPPRQASTDGKPEEKDDLQDSPPSQDSAYFSQSQPDFTSCQKEQVFTCNFPSSHQEDATTDMNSSRDSEPEQSPTLSTEADLKPGMLRSKVSDLSKPMSSNQRQAAKVRTLGPARASGLRRKSVGSGKKTSSSNNENNPGAQATISSLWKNFSFKKDSQKISVCKKGEPMSPVKDNLPTSSPQTDMNLITSF; encoded by the exons ATGGGAATCTCCGGACTGCTGCAGTTCATCAAAGATGCTGCAGAGCCCATCAGCGTGAAAAAATATAAAGGCCAGACCGTAGCTGTGGACACATACTGTTGGCTGCATAAAGGAGCATTTTCATGTGCTGAGAAGCTCGCTAAAGGAGAACCAACTGACCA GTATGTGCTGTACTGCATGAAATTAGTGGAAATGCTTTTGACCTTCGGCGTCAAACCAATTCTGGTGTTTGATGGACGCAATTTGCCTtcaaaaaaagaagtggaaaagGCTCGCAGGGA GCGCAGAGAAAGCAACCTTCAGAAGGGCCGACAGCTACTACGTGAAGGCAAACTGTCCGAGGCCAGAGACTGTTTTACCCGCTGTGTTAACATCACCCCAGCCATGGCTCATAACCTAATTAAG GCAGCAAGGAAGAGAGGAGTGGACTGTGTTGTGGCTCCATATGAAGCTGATGCTCAGTTAGCGTACCTCAATAAATCTGGTTTGGCCCAGGCTGTCATCACAGAAGACTCTGACCTGCTGGCATTCGGCTGCAAAAAG GTGATCCTCAAAATGGACAAGCAGGGCAATGGCCTGGAGATAGAGCAAAGCAACATGGGCCGCTGTCGCTCTCTGGGGAACATTTTCACAGAGGAGAAGTTTCGCTACATGTGCATCCTCTCTGGATGCGACTATCTGGCCTCCCTACATGGCATCGGTCTAGGCAAAGCCTGCAAACTGCTGCGACTGGCCAAAGACCCGGATATCCTCAAG GTGATCAGAAAGATGGGCCAATATCTGAAGATGAATCTAGTCATACCTGAGCAGTACATTGAGGGATTCATCAGAGCCAATAACACCTTCCTCTACCAGTTGGTGTTTGATCCTGTCAGAAGGAAGGTTGTACCTCTCAACCCGTACCCAGAGCACATCGACCTGGCCAAGCTCAGCTACGCTGGACT TAATGTAGGAGATGACAAAGGCCTGCAGATGGCCTTGGGAAACCTTGACATCAACACCATGGAGAGGATAGATGACTTCAGCCCAGACAAACTTACTCCACAG CTTTCTAAACCTCGCAGTCGCAGCTGGAACGACTCACCAGTACCCACTGGGCCCAGTATCTGGAGTGGAGGCTTTAAGACAGCTGCAGTCACCCCGCCCCTGTCTACTGCCTCCCCAGACAGGCCTCCCTCCACCAGGGGGAAGGAGAGAATCATCAGCCTGGTCGGTCTCAGGCCGGCCTCCAGAGAGCTGCAGGTGAAGAGAACACGAGAAG ACACTAGTGTATCAGACCAGGATGTGTTCCAGCAGTACTTGTCCTCCAGTCCCAAGAGGTCCAGGTCAGACCAGCATCCGGACAAGCCAACATTAACCAGTCAGCCTCGTACACGCAACCGCTTCGCCACCCTTCTGCAGAGGCGAAACCAGGAAGCTGAGGAGGACAGCCAAGCCACATGCAGCAG ATTCTTCAGCAGTTCCAGTACAGCAGCCAGTCTGAACACTAAGGTGTCTCCTCAGGAGGATTTACCTCAGGATGAAGAGCCCAGAGCTGGGAGTCCCACTCAGGACAACTCTCCCAACACCCAGAACAAGGACAGTTATGGTCCCGACATTCCACCCTTGAACACCCCCAGCCCACCAGCATCAACTGGCAAGACATCCCCAAGTTCAGCCAGGCGGGGCCCTAGGCTGTTTCAGTGGTCAGGCAGCTCCTCCAAAACTGAACAATTGAGAACGCCTAAGTCCACCTCAGGCCTGTCCGCCCTGCAGCAGTTTCAGTATAAGAAGGAGAGTTTCTCCTTGTCCACAAAGACCCACAAACCACCCGGAGACATGTCACCCCCACGTCAGGCCTCCACTGATGGAAAACCAGAGGAAAAGGATGACCTCCAAGATTCACCTCCCTCCCAGGACAGCGCCTACTTCTCCCAGTCCCAGCCTGACTTTACTTCCTGCCAAAAAGAGCAAGTCTTCACCTGCAACTTCCCCTCCTCCCACCAAGAGGATGCTACAACT GATATGAATTCAAGCAGAGATTCTGAGCCAGAGCAGAGTCCAACACTCTCAACAGAAGCAGATCTGAAACCTGGCATGCTGAGATCAAAG gtTTCAGATCTCTCAAAGCCAATGTCCAGCAACCAGCGCCAGGCAGCAAAGGTGCGAACACTGGGCCCTGCCAGGGCCAGTGGACTGAGGAGAAAGTCTGTGGGTTCTGGGAAGAAAACCTCTTCCTCcaataatgaaaacaacccTGGTGCCCAAGCCACCATCAGCAGCCTCTGGAAGAATTTCAGcttcaaaaa agatTCCCAGAAGATTAGTGTGTGTAAAAAAGGAGAGCCCATGTCTCCTGTGAAAGACAACCTGCCGACCAGCTCGCCTCAGACGGACATGAACTTAATCACCAGCTTCTGA